DNA sequence from the bacterium genome:
ATGAACCTGGTAGCCCGCATCCATGAGCAGATCTACCAGCCAATACCAGTTAAAGGTGGATTCAACCACAGCTCCGGAAGTTAGGTTTACCTTTGCGTCTCTGCGAGAGGCTGCCCTTGCCGCATTCACAGGAATCGGGTTTTTAGCCTTTTCCCCGACACGCCGATACAGTGCTCTTCTTCCCCGATTCATAGAGCGGGAAGCGCTCAGCCCTTACCAAGTTCCTTCGCTCGCTTCGTAGCCGCCATCACCGCTTCCACAACTGTCTCCGTGAAATCGGCTTCATCCATAGCAGTGAGACCAGCCTGAGTGGTCCCCCCCGGTGACGTCACCATCTCCCGCAGTTGGGTAGGACTCTTTTCTGTTTCCATCATCATGCGTGCGGCCCCCATGATCGTCTGTTTCACCAGACCTGCAGCCTCCTCGGCAGGGATCCCAACCGACATGCCGGCCTCGATCAAAGCCTCAGCCATGCGGAAGATATAGGCTGGGCCGCTTCCGGAAAGGCCCGTGACGCTATCCAGCAGGTCCTCGGGAAGGACGTGGCAGGTTCCCACAGCCTGGAAAAGCTCCACGGCCCAGTGCGTGTTATCAGCATGGACACTCTGGCCGGGAGAGATGACGGTAGCCCCATTGCCTACAAGTGCGGGTGTGTTGGGCATGGATCTGATGACAGGCACTCCGGGCAGTGAATTTTCCAGAAGTCCGAGGGTGATCCCTGCTGCTATGGAGATGACAAGCTGGTCTGTCCCGATGGAGGGGGCAATCTCCTGAAGCACCTCTGGAAGAACCTGTGGTTTAACAGCCAGGAAAATGGTTCCTCCAGCC
Encoded proteins:
- the proC gene encoding pyrroline-5-carboxylate reductase, which translates into the protein MMDYRSSIAFIGGGNMAEALAVGIIRARILPAESIIVSDPISERRTYLLQQHGLMSTDRNTQAAAAGGTIFLAVKPQVLPEVLQEIAPSIGTDQLVISIAAGITLGLLENSLPGVPVIRSMPNTPALVGNGATVISPGQSVHADNTHWAVELFQAVGTCHVLPEDLLDSVTGLSGSGPAYIFRMAEALIEAGMSVGIPAEEAAGLVKQTIMGAARMMMETEKSPTQLREMVTSPGGTTQAGLTAMDEADFTETVVEAVMAATKRAKELGKG